ATCGTCGCGTCCTGGGGCACCTCGCTCGCGCCGCCCCCACACCTACGGGCCCACTCGCTGCTGTTGGACCCGATGGTCGTGGTTCTCCCCGATGACCATCCACTGGCCACCGGGCAGCCCGCGGACACCCAACTTCACCTGGAGCAACTGCGCGACGAATCGTGGGTTTCCATCCTGGCCGGCCATGCCGCCCGCGAACAGTTCCACGACGCTGCCCGCGAGGCCGGTTTCACTCCCACTGTGCGGTTCGAGACCGAGTCCTACGACGTCGCCCAGGCCCTTGTCGGCACCGGCATCGCGGTGGCCCTGGTCTCGCGCCTGGCCCTGACCCATGCGCCTGGCACCACCTACCGCGAACTGGCCCGCCCCAGGCCCTACCGCCAGCTCTACGCCGTGACCAAGACCGCCGTCAGCCTCACACCACTCGCGGACATGCTCATCGACCTCTTACGCGATGTCGCCCGCGACATCACCGCCACGTGGGAGGCTCCCCCGCAGGAAGACAACGCTCATCGAACTCACCGCACGGAGCCTGAAGGCCGAGGCCGTGACGTCAGGTCTGGTGAGGGCCAGGTCCGGTGAGGGCGCTGTCACGTTGGTGGGTGTGTGAGTGCCTGGCGGCGTGTCGGGGTGTGGTGGGGCAGGGGTCCGGTTCCGTGTTCAGGCTTCGGCGGGTTGGCCGGTGGCGCCGGTGGTCTGATCCCGGATCGTGAAGCGGGGGGGTCGTTTCGGCGCGGTGGTGGGCGGCGGTCATCAGGTGGCGGTGGGGTCGGAAGTGGGGTGGGATGCCGCTGAACGCGGACGGGAATCGCTGGGTCCCGCCGGTACTGCGGAAACCTTTCATCGCGCGTTCGCGCTGCCGGGTGGGCTGGTGGCTGTTCGCGGCCCGGTTGTTCAGGCCCTTGTGCGGGCGGTGCTCGACGCAGGACGTGACCTCGTGGTGGGCCGCACCGTGGGAACGAAGCTTGCCGGTGACCACCACCTGCGGCACCGGGCAGGTCTTCTTGAGCGGTTTGCGGAACAAGCGCCTGGCCGCAGCGGTGTCCCGCCGGCTCTGGACCGGGATGTCGAGCACGCTGCCGCCGGCGTCGAGGGCCCGCCACAGATACTTCCGCTCGCCGTTGACCCTGGTGAAGACCTCGTCCAGGTGCCAGGTGTCCCCGGGCCGGGGCCGCCTTTGACACAGGCCGTCGGCGCAGGACTGCCCGAACTTCGCGCACCAGCGGCGGACCGTCTCGTGGGACACGACCACGCCGCGTTCGGGCATCAGCCCCTCGACCTCGCGGAAGCCGAGCGGGAAGCGGAAGTACCGCCACACGCAGCGGGAGACGATCCCGACCGGGTACCGGTGCCCCTGGTGCGACGGCGGTGCGCTGTCCACGGACGACCCCTCCCAGCACGACCAACCAGAAAATCATCCCACCCGGTCAGCCAACGTGACAGCGCCTGACGATCGGCTGGCCGTCCCGGTCGACCATGCCGCGCCGCTGTCGAGGAGCACGCCCCCGACACCGTGGTGACGGACGTACGCATGCCGCCTGGTTTCCAGGACGAGGGCCTGCACGCGGCGGTGCGGCTTCGAGCGGGCGGAGCCCACGACCGCGCCGACCTGCGCAAACGGCTTGGGGAAACGCAGCGCAGTGCGCATCGCCCGCAAGGGCACCGAGTCCGGCGGGCGGTCGGGGCGGCACCGCCGAGCGGCCGAGCGGCAGGCACCAGCACCCCGACCGCCCGCGACGCCGCCGGGTCAGCCCGTCGCAGACCCACCCCTGCTTCGCCGACAAGGACGACCTCGCCCGGGACCAGCACGCCACCGGGGTGCTCGAAGCCGCTCCGGACGCCGTCGTCGCGCACGTCCGCCACCACGCGACCGAGCCGCGACGACGGTGCTCGCGGTCCCCGAAGCGAACGGCTCGCACGCCGACCGCCGCGGCACGGACGGCGAGGAGGTGGTGCCCGCTGGTCCCGGGCCCGGCCGCCGACGGGACCTCCCCCACCGCACCGGGCATCTCGCCGCGCGACCGCAGCCGGCCGGCCGGTGGGCCGGATCAGCTGTGCGTGGTGGCCGGCGGTCCGGCGACGGCGGTGAGCCGGAGCCTGGTCTCGTCCTCGCTGCCGGGTGCGGCGGTCATGATGACGATCTTGAGCTCGGAGTCGCCGTCGGTCAGGATGTCGCAGTCCACCGTGACCGGGCCCACCGAGGGGTGGTGAATCGTCTTGTGGTCCTCGCGGTGTGCGGCCACCTCTCCGGTCGCCCACAGCTCGGCGAACCTGCTGCTGCCCGCGTTCAGATCGCGGATCAGCGCGTCCAGGCGGCTGTCCCGGGGGAAGCGGCCGGTGGCGCGGCGCAGGTCGGAGACGACGGCGGCGTCGGTGGCGGCGCGGTCCGCCTCGGTCACCGGCCACCGCGTGAGGCGGGCGGGGCCGGCGTCCACCGGGAACCTGTCGCGGGCGAAGTTGCGCAGCCGCGGCGGCGAGGCGGAGGGGTCGCCCAGCAGGGCGGCCCACCCATGGTTCCACCACACCAGTTGCCAGTCCGCCGCGAACACGGCGACCGGCACGTCCCCGAGACGGACGAGCACCCGCTGCACGCCGGGCGGAAGGTGGTCACTGATCGCGCCGCTCACCGGAGGTGCGAGCCGGGCCAGCCGGTACAGGTGATCCCGCTCGGCGGTGGACAGCTGCAGGGCGCGCGCCAGGGACGCCACCACCGGCGCCGAGGGCGTCGTGGCCCGCCCCTGCTCCAGGCGCACGATGTAGTCGACCGACATTCCTGCGAGGTCGGCCAGTTCCTCGCGCCGCAGCCCGGCCGTGCGGCGCCCTCGTGCCGTCGGCAGTCCGGCGGCCTCCGGGGGCAACCGGTCCCGCCACGTGCGGATCATCGCGCCCAGTCCGGTCCCGGGTGTCGTCGTCATGACCTCCATCCTCCCGCATCCCGGGTCGTGCGGGGGAGCGCGAGGGTGGTACCGCTCCTCCCACCGTCGCAGCGTCCCCGGTCCACCTCCGTCAGCGGGGTCGGTATCGAAGGCATGGCGATCACCTTCATCACCGGAGCCAACAAGGGTCTCGGCCGCGAGACCGCCCGCCGCCTGATCGAGCACGGCCACACCGTGCTCGTCGGAGCCCGCAACCGTGAGCAGGGCGAGGAGGCCGCCGCAGCGCTCGGCGCACGCTACGTTCCCATCGACGTCAGGGACGACGCGTCCGTGGCCGCCGCGGCCGCGAACGTCGCCGAACACGAGGGCAGGATCGACGTCCTGATCAACAACGCCGGTGTGCACGGTGCCGCCGGCGATCCCAGCGACCTCACCGCCGCCGATGCCCTCGCCGTTTTCGACGTCAACGTCATCGGCGTCATCCGCACCACCACCGCGTTCCTGCCACTGCTGCGCCGTTCGGATGACCCTATGATCGTCAACGTCAGCAGCGGCATGGGCTCCCTCGCCCTCACCCACGACCCCGACCGGCCCGAGTCGCATGTCGTCGCGCCGCTGTACACCTCCTCGAAGGCGGCGCTGACGATGCTGACCACGCAGTACGCCAAGGGACTCAAGGACATCCGCGTCAACGCCGCCGATCCCGGCTACACCGCGACCGACCTCAACGGTCACAGCGGCCCCCGGACCGTCACCGAGGGCACGGACGCGATCGTGGCCCTCGCCACCGAGGGGCCCGGCGCCGCGACCGGGCGCTTCGTCCCCCGCCACGGCGAGATCGCCTGGTCCTGAACCTGTTCGGGCCGGCAGCCGGTTGCGGTCCGTCGGCGTTCCGCCGGGCCGCACGGTCACGACCGTGCGGCCGCGAACCGCTTCGGTGCCGGGGCCGCCCCTGCGGCGGGGCGCGCGGGGAGGCCGGCGACGTCGTGCCACGCCGGTCGGGACTCCCAGGAATCGGTTCGGCCGAGGGCAGCGTTTCGGCACCGGGCGACGGGTGGCGCCGTGACCGGGGGCGCGCCGGAGGCACGAGCCACTGGCCGGAAATCGGCGTGGTCCAGGCGCATTGCCCGTCCCGAAATCGACGCGGCGAAAGACCTCTGGCAGAGTCCGGACCCATGACGACTTCCCATGCCCACGACCCCCACCAGGACAGCCCCGAGGCGGCCGTCTTACGCATGAAGGCCGAGGCGGTCCGCCGCCTGGCGGCTCGTCAGCACGTCGATCTGGACCCGAGCGGGGTGGCCCGCGACGCCGGGCTCGACCCGGTGCGCGCCGAGGAGTTCTTCCCCGACCGGGACAGCCTGTTGACCACGCTCGTCCTGGACGCCTACAACGCCATGGGCGACAGCGCGGAGCGGGCCGCGACCGAGGCGGAGAAGGCGGGAGCCGACCGGCTGGGACGCTGGACCGCCTGCTGGGAGGGCGTGCGCGGCTGGGCGCTCGCCCACCCCGAGGAGTACGTCCTGATCTGGGGCCGGCCCGTGCCCGGCTACAGCGCCCCGCCGGAGACCATGGCCGCGGGTGCCCGCACCGTGCTCGTCCTCCTCGGTGTGGTGCGAGAGGCGCTCCAGGCCGGAGAACTCGCCGTGGACCACGTCCCCGCGCCCGCGCTGTCCGAGGGCATGGCACGCACCACCGAGACGCTGGCCGGTGGTCTGCTGAGCGGGCTGCCCGCCCCCGTCATCGCCCGCATGCTCATCATGTGGACCCAGCTGCACGGCATGGTCGGTTTCGAGGTCAACGGCCATGTCGCGGGTGTCGCCGCGGACCCGGGGGCGTTCTTCACCCACGCGGCGACGGCCATGGGACAGTACGTCGGCCTGACCCGCTGACCCCGGCCCCGGCACTCGCACCCGCTCCTCACCGCCTGGAATCCTCCCCGTCGCCCGCGGTGGTCGCCCCTGCCGTCCGGTCCCGGGGCGGGCGGGCGTGCCGGTCGGCCCCCTCATGCCCAGGGAGCCTCTTTCCGGCCATCCGATCATGGGCCCGGCTGTGGCGAAGGCGGGACGGGTGACGCCCGCCGCGGGGGCGAACCGGTCGAAACCGCACAGGTGGCCGGGGTGCACGTGGAGTTCCGCCGACACCCCGGCGGCCGACGACCGCACCGCGCGGCGGACGTCCTCGCCGCGGGAGCGGCGGGCGCCGACCCGTCCGCCGACCGCCGTGACGGCAGTTCCCGGAACCCGCCGGATCACGTCCCTGCCGGATCACGTCCCCGCCGGACGCGCCAGCGCGCCGACGGCCGCGGAGAACAGCCACGGCAGCCGCTGCGCCGCGGGCACCAGCGCCGCGCGGACCGGGGGCACCCTCGCCGCGCCGAGCAGCACGTGCGTCAGCCAGCGGTGGCGCCGGGTGAGTCGCCGCCACTCCCGTTCGTAGGCCCCCGGGTCACCGCCGATGACCGCCCGCACCGCCGCCGAGGCCTGTGCGAGCGCCAGGGCGATGCCCTCGCCGGTCAGCGCGTCGACGTAGCCGGCCGCGTCACCGACGAGCAGCACCCGGCCGGCGGTGCGCGCGCTGGTGTCCTGGCGGAGCGGACCCGCCCCGCGCACCGGTCCGGCGGTCCCGGCCCCGGCCAACCGCTCCCGCAGCTCGGGGAAGTCGGCGAGGTGGTCGTCGTACGGGCCGCAGCCGGCGGTGAGCACCGCGACGCCCACGAGGTCGTCGGCCACCGGCGTCACGTAGGCCTCCGCGCCGCGGGCCCAGTGCACCTCGACGCGGTCGCTCCAGGGGCCGAGCACGTAGTGGCGCCGCAGCCCGTGCCGCCGGTGGGCCCGGCGGGGCCGGTGCAGACCCAGGGCCCGGCGGATCGGCGAGTGCAGACCGTCGGCCGCGACGAGGTGGCCGGCACGGGTGCCGTCGACCACCACACCGTCCCCGTCCTGCTCGACACGGCGCACGGTGCGCTGCTCGACCCGCACGCCCGCGGCCGACACCGCCTCGCGCAGCGCCGCGTGCAGCGTGGTGCGACGCACTCCGCGGCCCGGGCCCGCCCGGAAGACGGCGTCGGCCCGGTGCGGTCCGGCGACGTACCGGACGCCCAGCAGGTCGCGCCCCCGCGGGTGAACGCCGAGTGCTGCCAGGGCGGCGACGGCACCCGGCATCAGGCCCTCGCCGCACGCCTTGTCGACGGTGCCGGCACGCTGCTCCCAGACGGTCACGTCGAGCCCCGCCCTGGCCGCGTGCAGGGCCGTGGCGAGACCCGCGGGTCCCCCGCCCGCGACGAGCAGGTCCATGCGCGTCCCCTCAGGCCAGCCGCGCCAGGGCGGCGGCCTCGGCGCGGATGCGGGCGGTGAGCAGGAACCCGTTCAGCACGGTGAAGACGACCGCCGTGACCCAGGCCGAGTGCACCAGCGGGAGCGCGATCCCCTCGACGGCGACGGCGGCGTAGTTCGGGTGCGGGAGCCGGCGGTAGGGGCCGCCGGTCACGCGCGGAGCACCGGGCACGACGATCACCCGGGTGTTCCACTGCCGGCCCAAGGTGGCGATGCACCACCAGCGCAGCGCCTGCGAGGCCGCGACGAGGGCGAGCATGCTCCAGGCGAGGACCGGTACGGCGTCCGGCCGGCGCACCCAGACCTCCGCGAGCGCACCGGCCAGCAGTCCCGTGTGCAGCACCACCATGACCGGGTAGTGCCCCCGCCCGGACTCCACGCCGCCGCGCGCGAGGCTCCAGGCGGCGTTGCGGCGGGCCACGACCAGCTCGGCGGCCCGCTCCAGACCGACGGCCAGGACCAGGGCGGTGAACAGGACCTGACCGTTCACCCCTCGTCCCCCGCGGCGCGCAGGAGCACGAGTTCGGAGCAGAAACCCGGCCCCATGGCGAGCAGGAGCCCGTAGGAGCCGGGCCGGGGCGGGCGGTCGGCGAGCGTGTCCGCCAGGACGTGCAGCACCGAGGAGGAGGACAGGTTGCCGACCCGGCGCAGGGATTCCCAGGTCACGCCCAGGAC
This is a stretch of genomic DNA from Streptomyces sp. TG1A-8. It encodes these proteins:
- a CDS encoding SDR family NAD(P)-dependent oxidoreductase, whose amino-acid sequence is MAITFITGANKGLGRETARRLIEHGHTVLVGARNREQGEEAAAALGARYVPIDVRDDASVAAAAANVAEHEGRIDVLINNAGVHGAAGDPSDLTAADALAVFDVNVIGVIRTTTAFLPLLRRSDDPMIVNVSSGMGSLALTHDPDRPESHVVAPLYTSSKAALTMLTTQYAKGLKDIRVNAADPGYTATDLNGHSGPRTVTEGTDAIVALATEGPGAATGRFVPRHGEIAWS
- a CDS encoding TetR-like C-terminal domain-containing protein, with the protein product MTTSHAHDPHQDSPEAAVLRMKAEAVRRLAARQHVDLDPSGVARDAGLDPVRAEEFFPDRDSLLTTLVLDAYNAMGDSAERAATEAEKAGADRLGRWTACWEGVRGWALAHPEEYVLIWGRPVPGYSAPPETMAAGARTVLVLLGVVREALQAGELAVDHVPAPALSEGMARTTETLAGGLLSGLPAPVIARMLIMWTQLHGMVGFEVNGHVAGVAADPGAFFTHAATAMGQYVGLTR
- a CDS encoding helix-turn-helix transcriptional regulator, which codes for MEVMTTTPGTGLGAMIRTWRDRLPPEAAGLPTARGRRTAGLRREELADLAGMSVDYIVRLEQGRATTPSAPVVASLARALQLSTAERDHLYRLARLAPPVSGAISDHLPPGVQRVLVRLGDVPVAVFAADWQLVWWNHGWAALLGDPSASPPRLRNFARDRFPVDAGPARLTRWPVTEADRAATDAAVVSDLRRATGRFPRDSRLDALIRDLNAGSSRFAELWATGEVAAHREDHKTIHHPSVGPVTVDCDILTDGDSELKIVIMTAAPGSEDETRLRLTAVAGPPATTHS
- a CDS encoding isoprenylcysteine carboxyl methyltransferase family protein; this translates as MNGQVLFTALVLAVGLERAAELVVARRNAAWSLARGGVESGRGHYPVMVVLHTGLLAGALAEVWVRRPDAVPVLAWSMLALVAASQALRWWCIATLGRQWNTRVIVVPGAPRVTGGPYRRLPHPNYAAVAVEGIALPLVHSAWVTAVVFTVLNGFLLTARIRAEAAALARLA
- a CDS encoding NAD(P)/FAD-dependent oxidoreductase; translation: MDLLVAGGGPAGLATALHAARAGLDVTVWEQRAGTVDKACGEGLMPGAVAALAALGVHPRGRDLLGVRYVAGPHRADAVFRAGPGRGVRRTTLHAALREAVSAAGVRVEQRTVRRVEQDGDGVVVDGTRAGHLVAADGLHSPIRRALGLHRPRRAHRRHGLRRHYVLGPWSDRVEVHWARGAEAYVTPVADDLVGVAVLTAGCGPYDDHLADFPELRERLAGAGTAGPVRGAGPLRQDTSARTAGRVLLVGDAAGYVDALTGEGIALALAQASAAVRAVIGGDPGAYEREWRRLTRRHRWLTHVLLGAARVPPVRAALVPAAQRLPWLFSAAVGALARPAGT
- a CDS encoding LysR family transcriptional regulator, producing MGMVVDPGQLRLLALIERHGSLTAAAHALQLTPAAVTQQVTKAERNWQVPLVIRGPRGATLTAAGALLASHGRTVEEASDRAEAELSALLGHLSLRLRIGTFQAAALHLLPPALTTLRHRHPDADVSVIDVVSGRGADEISAGRLDVAIVASWGTSLAPPPHLRAHSLLLDPMVVVLPDDHPLATGQPADTQLHLEQLRDESWVSILAGHAAREQFHDAAREAGFTPTVRFETESYDVAQALVGTGIAVALVSRLALTHAPGTTYRELARPRPYRQLYAVTKTAVSLTPLADMLIDLLRDVARDITATWEAPPQEDNAHRTHRTEPEGRGRDVRSGEGQVR